In Hoplias malabaricus isolate fHopMal1 chromosome 6, fHopMal1.hap1, whole genome shotgun sequence, a single window of DNA contains:
- the seh1l gene encoding nucleoporin SEH1 isoform X1, translated as MFVARSIAADHKDLIHDVSYDFHGRRMATCSSDQSVKVWDKSDNGEWHCTASWKTHSGSVWRVTWAHPEFGQVLASCSFDRTAAVWEEIVGESNDKQRGLSHWIKRTTLVDSRTSVTDVKFAPKHMGLVLATCSADGVVRIYEAPDVMNLSQWSLQHEISCKLSCSCISWNPSSSRAHPPMIAVGSDDNNVTYSGKVQIYEYNENTRKYAKAETLMTVTDPVHDIAFAPNLGRSFHVLAIATKDVRIFKLIPLRRESAASSGPTKFEVQVMAQFDSHNSQVWRVSWNITSTLLASSGDDGCVRLWKANYMDNWKCTGILRGDGSPVNGLAQGSALNAVGASGAPAQNSVVGASSAGRYFFPHLDAPRAGSRLAVLLPPSSLIEQSCEAEHTHAHTQQHTHQLPQIRRRYSLAALTHLAEQE; from the exons ATGTTTGTGGCGCGGAGCATCGCCGCGGATCATAAAGATCTGATTCACGATGTTTCTTATGATTTCCACGGGAGGAGGATGGCGACCTGCTCCAGCGACCAGAGCGTCAAg gtTTGGGACAAAAGTGACAATGGAGAGTGGCACTGCACGGCGAGCTGGAAG accCACAGTGGCTCGGTGTGGAGGGTGACCTGGGCTCACCCCGAGTTCGGCCAGGTTCTGGCGTCCTGCAGCTTCGACCGCACCGCCGcagtgtgggaggaaatcgtGGGAGAATCCAACGACAAACAGCGGGGACTCAGCCACTGG ATCAAGAGAACGACTCTGGTGGACAGCAGGACGTCTGTGACGGATGTGAAGTTTGCTCCGAAGCACATGGGCCTGGTGCTGGCCACCTGCTCGGCGGACGGCGTGGTGAGGATCTACGAAGCTCCGGACGTGATGAACCTCAGCCAGTGGAGTCTGCAGCACGAGATCTCCTGCAAACTCTCCTGCTCCTGCATCTCCTGGAACCCCTCCAG ctCTCGAGCCCATCCTCCTATGATCGCTGTCGGCAGTGACGACAACAACGTCACCTACAGCGGGAAAGTTCAGATCTATGAATACAACGAGAACACCAG GAAGTACGCTAAAGCAGAGACGCTGATGACCGTTACGGATCCTGTTCACGACATCGCCTTCGCTCCTAACCTCGGGAGGTCCTTCCACGTTCTCGCCATCGCAACCAAAGACGTCCGCATCTTCAAACTGATACCGCTGCG GAGAGAGAGTGCTGCGAGCTCTGGTCCCACGAAGTTCGAGGTGCAGGTGATGGCCCAGTTTGACAGTCATAACTCTCAGGTGTGGAGGGTGAGCTGGAACATCACCAGCACTCTGCTGGCGTCCTCCGGGGACGACGGCTGTGTTCGCCTCTGGAAAG CTAACTACATGGATAACTGGAAGTGTACAGGGATCCTGCGAGGAGACGGGAGCCCTGTGAACGGTTTGGCTCAGGGTTCGGCTCTGAATGCTGTGGGAGCCTCTGGGGCTCCGGCTCAGAACAGTGTGGTGGGAGCGTCTTCTGCCGGCAG GTATTTTTTCCCACACCTGGACGCCCCTCGAGCCGGATCCCGATTGgctgtcctcctccctccttCGTCCCTCATCGAGCAGAGCTGCgaagctgaacacacacacgcacacacacagcaacacacacaccagctgccGCAGATACGCCGTCGATACTCACTTGCGGCCCTCACACATCTCGCAGAACAGgaatga
- the seh1l gene encoding nucleoporin SEH1 isoform X2 — translation MFVARSIAADHKDLIHDVSYDFHGRRMATCSSDQSVKVWDKSDNGEWHCTASWKTHSGSVWRVTWAHPEFGQVLASCSFDRTAAVWEEIVGESNDKQRGLSHWIKRTTLVDSRTSVTDVKFAPKHMGLVLATCSADGVVRIYEAPDVMNLSQWSLQHEISCKLSCSCISWNPSSSRAHPPMIAVGSDDNNVTYSGKVQIYEYNENTRKYAKAETLMTVTDPVHDIAFAPNLGRSFHVLAIATKDVRIFKLIPLRRESAASSGPTKFEVQVMAQFDSHNSQVWRVSWNITSTLLASSGDDGCVRLWKANYMDNWKCTGILRGDGSPVNGLAQGSALNAVGASGAPAQNSVVGASSAGRKKTQLMPG, via the exons ATGTTTGTGGCGCGGAGCATCGCCGCGGATCATAAAGATCTGATTCACGATGTTTCTTATGATTTCCACGGGAGGAGGATGGCGACCTGCTCCAGCGACCAGAGCGTCAAg gtTTGGGACAAAAGTGACAATGGAGAGTGGCACTGCACGGCGAGCTGGAAG accCACAGTGGCTCGGTGTGGAGGGTGACCTGGGCTCACCCCGAGTTCGGCCAGGTTCTGGCGTCCTGCAGCTTCGACCGCACCGCCGcagtgtgggaggaaatcgtGGGAGAATCCAACGACAAACAGCGGGGACTCAGCCACTGG ATCAAGAGAACGACTCTGGTGGACAGCAGGACGTCTGTGACGGATGTGAAGTTTGCTCCGAAGCACATGGGCCTGGTGCTGGCCACCTGCTCGGCGGACGGCGTGGTGAGGATCTACGAAGCTCCGGACGTGATGAACCTCAGCCAGTGGAGTCTGCAGCACGAGATCTCCTGCAAACTCTCCTGCTCCTGCATCTCCTGGAACCCCTCCAG ctCTCGAGCCCATCCTCCTATGATCGCTGTCGGCAGTGACGACAACAACGTCACCTACAGCGGGAAAGTTCAGATCTATGAATACAACGAGAACACCAG GAAGTACGCTAAAGCAGAGACGCTGATGACCGTTACGGATCCTGTTCACGACATCGCCTTCGCTCCTAACCTCGGGAGGTCCTTCCACGTTCTCGCCATCGCAACCAAAGACGTCCGCATCTTCAAACTGATACCGCTGCG GAGAGAGAGTGCTGCGAGCTCTGGTCCCACGAAGTTCGAGGTGCAGGTGATGGCCCAGTTTGACAGTCATAACTCTCAGGTGTGGAGGGTGAGCTGGAACATCACCAGCACTCTGCTGGCGTCCTCCGGGGACGACGGCTGTGTTCGCCTCTGGAAAG CTAACTACATGGATAACTGGAAGTGTACAGGGATCCTGCGAGGAGACGGGAGCCCTGTGAACGGTTTGGCTCAGGGTTCGGCTCTGAATGCTGTGGGAGCCTCTGGGGCTCCGGCTCAGAACAGTGTGGTGGGAGCGTCTTCTGCCGGCAG aaaaaaaactcagCTGATGCCCGGCTAA